In Nostoc sp. GT001, a genomic segment contains:
- a CDS encoding inositol monophosphatase family protein: MNDFWTTILDFAQTTTTRVGKQLMQDFGKVQADQKADGSLVTQADKWADQEIRDAIASNFSGYGILSEESDQSFPGTEWCWVIDPLDGTTNFTRGIPLWTISLGLLYRGTPIFGYVYAPTLNQAFHGFWAGSSGLATPIGAFLNHHPIHTSVDSPSSNHFFNLCSRSTAVIKNGFPCKIRMLGVASYNFLTVATGATLGGIEATPKVWDIAGAWVIVQAAGGVWSSLKSEPFPLSPGEDYSDRSFPTLVVSRPELVPVFQPFLEGVKI, encoded by the coding sequence ATGAATGATTTTTGGACAACAATTCTAGATTTTGCCCAAACTACTACTACCAGGGTGGGCAAGCAGCTAATGCAAGATTTTGGGAAAGTACAGGCTGACCAAAAAGCTGATGGTAGTTTGGTGACGCAAGCAGATAAATGGGCAGATCAGGAAATTCGAGATGCGATCGCTTCTAATTTCTCTGGTTACGGCATTTTGAGCGAAGAGAGTGATCAGTCATTTCCCGGTACTGAGTGGTGCTGGGTAATTGATCCTCTCGACGGTACAACCAACTTCACACGCGGCATTCCTCTCTGGACAATATCTCTGGGTTTATTGTATCGAGGCACACCCATTTTTGGGTATGTTTACGCACCAACTCTAAATCAAGCTTTTCATGGTTTCTGGGCAGGTTCATCTGGTTTGGCAACACCAATAGGAGCATTTCTCAACCACCACCCCATCCACACAAGTGTTGATAGTCCCAGCAGCAATCACTTTTTTAACCTCTGTTCTCGTAGCACCGCAGTTATCAAAAACGGCTTTCCCTGTAAAATTCGGATGTTGGGTGTAGCTAGCTATAACTTTTTGACGGTTGCTACTGGGGCTACTCTTGGTGGGATTGAGGCGACACCAAAAGTTTGGGATATAGCAGGGGCTTGGGTAATTGTTCAGGCTGCTGGTGGGGTATGGTCATCGCTGAAGTCAGAACCGTTTCCGTTGTCACCAGGAGAAGATTATAGCGATCGCTCTTTTCCTACCCTTGTGGTTAGTCGTCCCGAATTAGTTCCGGTATTTCAACCTTTTCTCGAAGGTGTAAAAATTTAA